AGGTAATGGCAATAACAGAACTGATGCCGATAATAATCCCCAGCATGGTCAAAAAGGAACGCATTTTATTGACTTTAATGGCCGACAATGCAAGCTTTATATTTTCAATCAGCAGCATGTTCCCACCTCCTCTTCGGCTTTAGGAGCATCCGTTAATTTCTTCTGTGTTTTGGTTTCCTCTCCGTTCCTGGTCAATTGGTCGCTTATGATCTGGCCGTCCTTAAAGGTTATCACCCGGTCTGTAAATTCAGCTATATCAGGCTCGTGGGTCACTATAATAACCGTATTGCCATTTTTTCTGTTCAATTCGGTGAAAAGCTCCATGATCTCTACAGAAGAGCGGGAATCCAAATTTCCTGTTGGTTCATCCGCCAATATAATCGGCGGTTCATTGGCCAGTGCTCTGGCTATAGCCACACGCTGCCGCTGTCCTCCCGACAGTTCATTTGGCATATGCTCGGCTCTGGTTCCAAGGCCCACATTTTCCAGCAGCTCAAAGGCTCTTTTTTTTCTGGCTCCGGCTCCCATTTTTGCGTATATCATAGGAAGCTCCACATTTTTAAGGGCACTGGTCCTCGAAATAAGGTTAAAGGACTGAAAAACGAATCCAATTTTCTTATTTCTTATGTACGACAGCTCCTTGTCATTTTTATCGCTGATTGAAATACCCTCCAGCAGATATTCTCCGCTGGTCGGTCTGTCCAGACAGCCCAGAATATTCATCAGTGTAGACTTCCCTGATCCGGAGGTTCCCATAATAGCCACGAACTCCCCCTTGCATATGGTCAGATCAATA
This region of Aminipila luticellarii genomic DNA includes:
- a CDS encoding ABC transporter ATP-binding protein — translated: MNSEVINICNLTKTYKNGSIEVQALKGIDLTICKGEFVAIMGTSGSGKSTLMNILGCLDRPTSGEYLLEGISISDKNDKELSYIRNKKIGFVFQSFNLISRTSALKNVELPMIYAKMGAGARKKRAFELLENVGLGTRAEHMPNELSGGQRQRVAIARALANEPPIILADEPTGNLDSRSSVEIMELFTELNRKNGNTVIIVTHEPDIAEFTDRVITFKDGQIISDQLTRNGEETKTQKKLTDAPKAEEEVGTCC